From the Ciona intestinalis chromosome 2, KH, whole genome shotgun sequence genome, one window contains:
- the LOC100185483 gene encoding uncharacterized protein LOC100185483 isoform X4, translating into MDKVDATLMGSAIGSTIALILIASYLFICSLSRANHWIHLIRKGNSSKKATTAATNVIETRPLNSGKTNSSRAHVILYTICSFLISVIVLRAFLYVVLMILGTKAGELACDLILETATLLSGLGLVFVYAFVWRCQRYFYFLKEFHRFYTKPIRMISWCIAFIMTITAMTRLMLYMMGWKYGAQSSPSAYGCRMLAFNENGTYVSYMERNLLLMYNTVMGSVISVLGFGLYFNLWFRSNRTGASGIAVSCLLQNQLLRSTVCSLFMLVSAVIPEILLWFVIPGNLPAVLTYVVEDASFIVQVVSMFCCLGDWKTAFFPDVIQNLVCCVMCRRRGNINMQNTADHSADESGRTYVLEEITH; encoded by the exons ATGGATAAAGTTGACGCAACTTTAATGGGAAGCGCAATTGGCTCAACCATAGCTCTTATTCTTATTGCGTcatatctttttatttgttcacTGAGTAGAGCGAACCATTGGATACATCTTATTCGGAAAGG AAACTCATCGAAGAAAGCAACTACAGCTGCAACGAATGTCATCGAAACACGCCCAC ttaacTCCGGCAAGACAAACAGTTCTCGGGCACACGTCATACTCTACACCATATGTTCCTTTCTTATATCTGTAATTGTGTTGAGAGCTTTTCTCTACGTCGTTCTTATGATCTTGGGAACTAAAGCTGGCGAGTTGGCGTGCGACCTTATACTTGAAACCGCTACTTTATTATCGGGATTGGG ACTCGTGTTCGTGTATGCATTTGTGTGGAGGTGCCAgcgatatttttatttcttgaaGGAATTTCATCGCTTTTATACAAAACCAATCCGAATGATCAGTTGGTGCATAGCGTTTATTATGACGATCACAGCTATG acaCGACTTATGCTGTATATGATGGGTTGGAAGTATGGAGCTCAATCCTCACCAAGTGCATACGGTTGCCGGATGCTTGCGTTTAATGAAAACGGAACTTATGTGTCATACATGGAGCGAAACTTGTTGCTTATGTACAACACTGTTATGGGATCTGTGATCAGTGTTCTTGGGTTTGGACTTTATTTCAATCTATGGTTTCGCAGTAATCGAACAG GCGCATCGGGCATTGCGGTTTCCTGCCTTCTGCAAAACCAGCTGCTTCGTTCTACGGTGTGTTCCTTATTTATGTTG GTATCTGCTGTTATTCCTGAAATCTTACTGTGGTTTGTGATTCCTGGCAACCTACCGGCAGTTCTCACTTATGTGGTTGAGGATGCCAGCTTCATTGTTCAG GTCGTCAGTATGTTCTGTTGTTTGGGCGATTGGAAGACAGCATTCTTTCCAGACGTAATTCAAAATCTTGTGTGTTGTGTTATGTGTAGGAGGCGAGGCAATATAAACATGCAGAATACTGCTGATCACTCTGCTGATGAATCGGGACGAACCTACGTCCTTGAGGAAATAACTCACTAA
- the LOC100185483 gene encoding uncharacterized protein LOC100185483 isoform X1 — protein sequence MDKVDATLMGSAIGSTIALILIASYLFICSLSRANHWIHLIRKGNSSKKATTAATNVIETRPLNSGKTNSSRAHVILYTICSFLISVIVLRAFLYVVLMILGTKAGELACDLILETATLLSGLGLVFVYAFVWRCQRYFYFLKEFHRFYTKPIRMISWCIAFIMTITAMTRLMLYMMGWKYGAQSSPSAYGCRMLAFNENGTYVSYMERNLLLMYNTVMGSVISVLGFGLYFNLWFRSNRTGELTGASGIAVSCLLQNQLLRSTVCSLFMLVSAVIPEILLWFVIPGNLPAVLTYVVEDASFIVQVVSMFCCLGDWKTAFFPDVIQNLVCCVMCRRRGNINMQNTADHSADESGRTYVLEEITH from the exons ATGGATAAAGTTGACGCAACTTTAATGGGAAGCGCAATTGGCTCAACCATAGCTCTTATTCTTATTGCGTcatatctttttatttgttcacTGAGTAGAGCGAACCATTGGATACATCTTATTCGGAAAGG AAACTCATCGAAGAAAGCAACTACAGCTGCAACGAATGTCATCGAAACACGCCCAC ttaacTCCGGCAAGACAAACAGTTCTCGGGCACACGTCATACTCTACACCATATGTTCCTTTCTTATATCTGTAATTGTGTTGAGAGCTTTTCTCTACGTCGTTCTTATGATCTTGGGAACTAAAGCTGGCGAGTTGGCGTGCGACCTTATACTTGAAACCGCTACTTTATTATCGGGATTGGG ACTCGTGTTCGTGTATGCATTTGTGTGGAGGTGCCAgcgatatttttatttcttgaaGGAATTTCATCGCTTTTATACAAAACCAATCCGAATGATCAGTTGGTGCATAGCGTTTATTATGACGATCACAGCTATG acaCGACTTATGCTGTATATGATGGGTTGGAAGTATGGAGCTCAATCCTCACCAAGTGCATACGGTTGCCGGATGCTTGCGTTTAATGAAAACGGAACTTATGTGTCATACATGGAGCGAAACTTGTTGCTTATGTACAACACTGTTATGGGATCTGTGATCAGTGTTCTTGGGTTTGGACTTTATTTCAATCTATGGTTTCGCAGTAATCGAACAGGTG AATTGACAGGCGCATCGGGCATTGCGGTTTCCTGCCTTCTGCAAAACCAGCTGCTTCGTTCTACGGTGTGTTCCTTATTTATGTTG GTATCTGCTGTTATTCCTGAAATCTTACTGTGGTTTGTGATTCCTGGCAACCTACCGGCAGTTCTCACTTATGTGGTTGAGGATGCCAGCTTCATTGTTCAG GTCGTCAGTATGTTCTGTTGTTTGGGCGATTGGAAGACAGCATTCTTTCCAGACGTAATTCAAAATCTTGTGTGTTGTGTTATGTGTAGGAGGCGAGGCAATATAAACATGCAGAATACTGCTGATCACTCTGCTGATGAATCGGGACGAACCTACGTCCTTGAGGAAATAACTCACTAA
- the LOC100180805 gene encoding uncharacterized protein LOC100180805 → MANKPLVVTGFIFWLIATGMFLAAMLTKFWKSLLQQAFHFNLFENCVSSVCVQAGWDPSSVGLAMFVPRILMLVAAFFILLGVVIGLVGLCSDRNKCCMVAEGVLTIVGGIVALCACAVYTGLNHNSFINFGYSFYFGWVSGVGYIVAGALHAAGSK, encoded by the exons aTGGCAAATAAACCCTTAGTTGTAACTGGATTCATCTTCTGGCTGATCGCCACTGGCATGTTCTTGGCTGCCATGCTAACCAAGTTTTGGAAAAGTCTCCTTCAGCAGGCTTTTCATTTCAATCTTTTTGAAAATTGCGTGTCATCCGTATGTGTTCAAGCTG gTTGGGATCCTTCGTCTGTCGGCTTAGCAATGTTTGTACCTCGCATCCTGATGTTGGTAGctgcattttttattctgcTTGGTGTTGTGATTGGGTTGGTCGGTTTGTGCAGTGACAGGAATAAATGTTGCATGGTGGCTGAAGGTGTTCTTACAATCGTGGGAG GTATTGTGGCCTTGTGCGCATGCGCCGTTTATACTGGGTTAAACCATAACAGTTTTATCAACTTCGGGTATTCCTTCTACTTTGGATGGGTCTCTGGGGTTGGATATATTGTAGCTGGTGCTCTACATGCTGCTGGCAGTAAATAA
- the LOC100185483 gene encoding uncharacterized protein LOC100185483 isoform X3 has product MDKVDATLMGSAIGSTIALILIASYLFICSLSRANHWIHLIRKGNSSKKATTAATNVIETRPLNSGKTNSSRAHVILYTICSFLISVIVLRAFLYVVLMILGTKAGELACDLILETATLLSGLGLVFVYAFVWRCQRYFYFLKEFHRFYTKPIRMISWCIAFIMTITAMTRLMLYMMGWKYGAQSSPSAYGCRMLAFNENGTYVSYMERNLLLMYNTVMGSVISVLGFGLYFNLWFRSNRTGGASGIAVSCLLQNQLLRSTVCSLFMLVSAVIPEILLWFVIPGNLPAVLTYVVEDASFIVQVVSMFCCLGDWKTAFFPDVIQNLVCCVMCRRRGNINMQNTADHSADESGRTYVLEEITH; this is encoded by the exons ATGGATAAAGTTGACGCAACTTTAATGGGAAGCGCAATTGGCTCAACCATAGCTCTTATTCTTATTGCGTcatatctttttatttgttcacTGAGTAGAGCGAACCATTGGATACATCTTATTCGGAAAGG AAACTCATCGAAGAAAGCAACTACAGCTGCAACGAATGTCATCGAAACACGCCCAC ttaacTCCGGCAAGACAAACAGTTCTCGGGCACACGTCATACTCTACACCATATGTTCCTTTCTTATATCTGTAATTGTGTTGAGAGCTTTTCTCTACGTCGTTCTTATGATCTTGGGAACTAAAGCTGGCGAGTTGGCGTGCGACCTTATACTTGAAACCGCTACTTTATTATCGGGATTGGG ACTCGTGTTCGTGTATGCATTTGTGTGGAGGTGCCAgcgatatttttatttcttgaaGGAATTTCATCGCTTTTATACAAAACCAATCCGAATGATCAGTTGGTGCATAGCGTTTATTATGACGATCACAGCTATG acaCGACTTATGCTGTATATGATGGGTTGGAAGTATGGAGCTCAATCCTCACCAAGTGCATACGGTTGCCGGATGCTTGCGTTTAATGAAAACGGAACTTATGTGTCATACATGGAGCGAAACTTGTTGCTTATGTACAACACTGTTATGGGATCTGTGATCAGTGTTCTTGGGTTTGGACTTTATTTCAATCTATGGTTTCGCAGTAATCGAACAGGTG GCGCATCGGGCATTGCGGTTTCCTGCCTTCTGCAAAACCAGCTGCTTCGTTCTACGGTGTGTTCCTTATTTATGTTG GTATCTGCTGTTATTCCTGAAATCTTACTGTGGTTTGTGATTCCTGGCAACCTACCGGCAGTTCTCACTTATGTGGTTGAGGATGCCAGCTTCATTGTTCAG GTCGTCAGTATGTTCTGTTGTTTGGGCGATTGGAAGACAGCATTCTTTCCAGACGTAATTCAAAATCTTGTGTGTTGTGTTATGTGTAGGAGGCGAGGCAATATAAACATGCAGAATACTGCTGATCACTCTGCTGATGAATCGGGACGAACCTACGTCCTTGAGGAAATAACTCACTAA
- the LOC100185483 gene encoding uncharacterized protein LOC100185483 isoform X2 encodes MDKVDATLMGSAIGSTIALILIASYLFICSLSRANHWIHLIRKGNSSKKATTAATNVIETRPLNSGKTNSSRAHVILYTICSFLISVIVLRAFLYVVLMILGTKAGELACDLILETATLLSGLGLVFVYAFVWRCQRYFYFLKEFHRFYTKPIRMISWCIAFIMTITAMTRLMLYMMGWKYGAQSSPSAYGCRMLAFNENGTYVSYMERNLLLMYNTVMGSVISVLGFGLYFNLWFRSNRTELTGASGIAVSCLLQNQLLRSTVCSLFMLVSAVIPEILLWFVIPGNLPAVLTYVVEDASFIVQVVSMFCCLGDWKTAFFPDVIQNLVCCVMCRRRGNINMQNTADHSADESGRTYVLEEITH; translated from the exons ATGGATAAAGTTGACGCAACTTTAATGGGAAGCGCAATTGGCTCAACCATAGCTCTTATTCTTATTGCGTcatatctttttatttgttcacTGAGTAGAGCGAACCATTGGATACATCTTATTCGGAAAGG AAACTCATCGAAGAAAGCAACTACAGCTGCAACGAATGTCATCGAAACACGCCCAC ttaacTCCGGCAAGACAAACAGTTCTCGGGCACACGTCATACTCTACACCATATGTTCCTTTCTTATATCTGTAATTGTGTTGAGAGCTTTTCTCTACGTCGTTCTTATGATCTTGGGAACTAAAGCTGGCGAGTTGGCGTGCGACCTTATACTTGAAACCGCTACTTTATTATCGGGATTGGG ACTCGTGTTCGTGTATGCATTTGTGTGGAGGTGCCAgcgatatttttatttcttgaaGGAATTTCATCGCTTTTATACAAAACCAATCCGAATGATCAGTTGGTGCATAGCGTTTATTATGACGATCACAGCTATG acaCGACTTATGCTGTATATGATGGGTTGGAAGTATGGAGCTCAATCCTCACCAAGTGCATACGGTTGCCGGATGCTTGCGTTTAATGAAAACGGAACTTATGTGTCATACATGGAGCGAAACTTGTTGCTTATGTACAACACTGTTATGGGATCTGTGATCAGTGTTCTTGGGTTTGGACTTTATTTCAATCTATGGTTTCGCAGTAATCGAACAG AATTGACAGGCGCATCGGGCATTGCGGTTTCCTGCCTTCTGCAAAACCAGCTGCTTCGTTCTACGGTGTGTTCCTTATTTATGTTGGTATCTGCTGTTATTCCTGAAATCTTACTGTGGTTTGTGATTCCTGGCAACCTACCGGCAGTTCTCACTTATGTGGTTGAGGATGCCAGCTTCATTGTTCAG GTCGTCAGTATGTTCTGTTGTTTGGGCGATTGGAAGACAGCATTCTTTCCAGACGTAATTCAAAATCTTGTGTGTTGTGTTATGTGTAGGAGGCGTGGCAATATAAACATGCAGAACACTGCTGATCACTCTGCTGATGAATCGGGACGAACCTACGTCCTTGAGGAAATAACTCACTAA